CTATGTTTATGACCACGGTATGTGTGAGCTTCATCTTGAGTAGCAGCACACTAGGTTTTGGTTTGCCAATCAACATCTCAACCATTGCAGGTATTGTGTTTGCTATCGCCGTTGCAGCGCTAGTAATTAAAACCTCAAAAGGTAAAGGTGAAGAAGAGCTACCGGGGGACAAAGAAGAGAGCCCAACCAACGTAAAAACCGCCTAGCTAAACGCTCATTAAAATAATAGATTGAGTCTCTAGATCGACAAAGCCCCCTCACCAGTTGGTGAGGGGGCTTTTTAAATCTTTTGATATTTCATCTTAGAATCAGTTATCTATCAAAGGAATCATAGCTTCCACCGCATCTTGCCACTGCGTGCTACGCTGGAGATCATTGAGCGAGAAGCTTTGGGTCTTAAGCAAACCTAAAGCTTTAGGTACATGGGTGACCTCAAGCGTATCGAGCACCTCTACGGCCGATGGGCGATGGTTGCACATAAGAATCATATCGCATCCAGCATCTAGTGATTGCTGAGCACGAACTGCAGCGGAGCCCATGATCTTCGCCCCTTCCATGCCCAAATCATCTGAGAACACAATGCCTTTGAAACCCAGCTTTTCTCTCAGTATCTGTTTCAACCAAAAAGCGCTGCCCGAGGCTGGCTGACTATCAAATTCTGGGTAAATCACATGTGCGGGCATCATGGCATCAAGCAAACCTGCATCTAGCTGCGCTTTAAAGATAGCCATGTCTTGTTCAAAAATGTCGCTGCGATCATCATAAGGTGTTTCTAGATGCGAGTCTGCAATTATCCCACCGTGACCAGGAAAGTGTTTGCCTGTGGTCGCCATACCAACAGATTTCATGCCATGCATAAAAGCGCTGCTGTGGTGAATGATGGTTTGGGTATCTTCACCAAACGCTCTACTTCCAATCGCCTTGCAATCAAACCCTTGATCCAACACTGGCGCAAAGCTGAGGTCAATATCATGTGCGATAAGTTCAGCCGCCATCAGCCAACCCGCTTGTTTCGCCAGTTGCTCACCATTGGTTTGTTTTGCAAATTCAGCTGCTGCAGGAATACGGCTAAATCCGCGTTTAAAACGCTGAACCCGTCCACCCTCTTGGTCAACACCAATCAGTATCGGCCGTTTTGCCGCTTTTCGTATTGATTGATTCAAGGCGATGAGCTGCTCGTTGTCATGATAATTTCGGGCAAACAGAATTACACCGCCAACTAACGGATGCTCTAGCAGTTCGCGCTCTTCGGCATCTAACTCACAACCATCAACATCTAGCCACAAGGGTCCCATAGCAATTCTCACTTGGTTAAAAACAGACTTTGGCAGATTATTCGCTTTGATTTTCTATTACAATGGCTTAAGCAGATTTTTGGAGGGTAGTGTTATGTCAGAGCGTTATATTGGTATCATGTCGGGCACCAGCCTTGATGGTATTGATTGTGCTTTAGTCGAAATAAGCAAAGAAGCAGAAATGAAACATGATGTGCCTCAGCTACTGGGACACATTTCTGTTGAGATCCCTACCCCAATTAAACAGCGCCTGCTCAGTTTAAGTCTCAACCAAAACACGACCATTCAACAAGTGGGCGAGCTCGACCACCTACTGGGCAAGCTCTACGCCGACGCAGTCAATCGACTTCTGGAAAAGTATCAGCTCGAATCTTGCGATATTCGTGCGATTGGCAATCATGGCCAAACCGTTTTTCATCAGCCGCAGGGAGCAACGCCATTCACTACCCAACTAGGAGATGCGAACCTCATTGTTGCTCTGACGGGCATTACCACAGTCGCAGATTTTCGCCGTTTAGATATGGCATTTGGCGGGCAAGGTGCACCGCTGGTACCCGCTTTCCACCAGCAGCTGTTTGGTAGCGCTGATTCCAGCGTCGTGGTGCTAAATATCGGGGGGATTTCCAATATTTCCGTCATTCCACCTCGCACTCAGGAGTCGAAAAAAGTGGTCGGCTACGACACTGGCCCGGGTAATATGCTGCTCGATGCGTGGGTTCAATCTCGTCTTGGCCAGCAATACGACCAAGACGCCAAGCTCGCACGCCAAGGGCAAATACACACCAAGCTTTTAGAGCAGCTATTACAGGAAGATTACTTTAGCGCCGCCTACCCTAAAAGCACTGGGCGCGAGCACTTTAATCTTGACTGGCTAGAGAGCAAGCTCACTACACCAATATCGAACCATGATATGCTCGCCACTTTAGTTGAACTGACAGCAATCACCGTTAGCCAAGCGATAATGAACCATCAATCAGGTCCTGCGCCAAGGCTATTGTTGTGTGGCGGAGGTAGCCGCAACCCGTTATTGGTAGAGAGAATTACTGCCCAGCTTGAAGACTGGCATGTCACTACAACTGATGAATTTGGTATCAGCAGTGAATTTATGGAGGCGATGGCGTTTGCTTGGCTCGCCTATCGAAAAATACATAACTTACCGAGTAACCTTCCCGACGTCACAGGTGCCTCTCGACCTGTTTCTCTAGGCGTCATCTACTCGGCAAATTAAAGGAAAAACTATGGCAAATGATGCATTACTTAACGCACTGTCTAGCCTGGTTTCTGAAGGGCGCAACCCAGAAACCATGGATATCGACCTGCTCTCAGCTAAAGAGATCATCACCAAGCTCAATCAACAAGACCAACAGGTGCCCTTAGCCGTCGAAAAAGTCTTGCCACAGATTACTCTGGCGGTGGAAGCCATCACTAAGGCTTTTCAACGTGGAGGTCGTTTGATTTACCTTGGCGCAGGCACCAGTGGTCGCCTTGGAGTACTGGATGCTTCTGAGTGCCCGCCTACATTTGGTGTAGATAGTAATATGGTGATTGGTTTAATTGCTGGCGGCCAAGATGCCATGTTTAAAGCTAAAGAAGGCGCTGAAGATTCTAAATCCTTAGGTATGGAAGACCTCCTAGGCATCAAGGCCACGCAAGATGATGTGATCGTTGGCATTGCTGCGAGTGGGCGAACGCCGTACGTGATTGGTGCTCTAGATTACGCCAACAGTATTAACGCCACCACGGTAGCAGTAGCTTGCAATCCAGACTCCCCAATTGCACAGCAAGCTGCAATTGCCATTTGCCCTGTGGTAGGCCCAGAGGCACTGACTGGCTCTACCCGCATGAAAGCAGGCACCGCGCAAAAACTGGTACTCAACATGCTCACCACCGCCAGTATGATCCGTATTGGTAAGAGTTATCAAAACCTAATGGTTGACGTGAAGGCGACCAACGAAAAGCTAGTGGCTCGAGCCGTTCGTATCGTGATGCAAGCCACTGAATGTGAGCGTGAAGATGCCAAACAGGTACTAGAAATGGCAGATTACGATGTCAAATTGGCAATATTGATCCAACTGACGGGACTTGATAAAGAGAGCGCTCAACGACAGCTTAATAACAAGCAAGGCTTTCTTCGTCACGCTGTTGACGACCATCATCAAAATCAAGATTAAAAGCTGCGATCTAGGTAGGAAAATCTAACCTTTACTGCCTGAAATACCTGCTAATATTTTTAGATAGCAAGTATGAGATTGGGTAGTAGATGACAAATATTGCCTCTGATGTTTGGTTACATCGGTTAGCGATGGTGTTTTTTGTAGTGGCCAGTGCGTGGGTTGGATACGTGCTGGTTAGCACTCAAAGTACCTTCGCATTACTGTATCTACTGTTCCCGATTGCCCTTTATCTTGGCTACTTTCAAGCAAACCTCAAGATCTGGGCGAGTGTGACTGCACTGGCTGTGATTGTCATCGGAGGGTTAGTCGAGCCGTACGCTCTTGATACGGTTGAAGAAAGCTTTATCCTCATTCCTCTCATTTATCTGGCCCTATTCCCCGGAACCTTTTGGCCGGTCTTAATCTGTTTGATCATACTGTCTCTCTATTTGCCAGCACTCGATCCTAAAGATTTCTCTGAGTTTGTTGAAGATGCCATCGAGATCTTAGTGATCACAGGGTTTGCCTGTGTCATGACTTTCTTTCAGCAGCTATCGAGTAAAACTGCTCAGAGCTTTAAACACGATAGCGAAACGGATCACTTGACTAAGTTAAGCAATCGGCGCGCTTTTTATCGTCGCCTACACAGCTTACCGACTATCGAACGAAATACCCTTTTGCATATCGATATCGACAAGTTCAAAAGCATTAACAATAACTTGAGCCACAGTGCTGGCGATGAGATTTTGCGCCAATTAGCGAAAAGGCTGCAAAGTAAGCTAACAAGCACAATGTCGATTTACCGAATAGGCAGTGATGAATTTTGTATTTTGGCGCTCAAGACTGAACGTGACCAAATTGAAGCACTGTGCCAAATATTGACCGCTGAGAGCGCCCTCAATTTTACCCTCGATGGTCGTCGCTACCAAATCAGCATCAGTATTGGTATTGCTGACTACCAACAGTGCATTCAAAATATCGATGGCTGGGTACAATCGGCTGAACTCGCACTAGAGAAATGCAAAGGCATCAGTAATCAATCTTACCTCTGGTTTGATGAAGCCATGCAAGAGCGGCAAGCTCGTCGCTTCAATATAGAAAAAGGCCTCGATAACGCAATAGAACGCAATGAATTCAGTTTGATGTATCAGCCTAAGGTGGATATTAAGACTGACTTAGTGCATGGTGCGGAAGCTTTGATTCGTTGGCACAACCGTAAACTAGGTTGGGTCTCTCCTGCCGAATTCATCCCTGTATCTGAGGATACTCAGCACATTTTGGCCATCGGACGATGGGTGATTAACTCCGCTTGTGCGCAGGGAAGAGAGTGGTTAGACAAAGGCTATCAGTGCCCAATCTCGGTTAACGTTTCTACGGTGCAACTAGCCTATGACGACATGTATCAAGTGGTAGAAGATGCTTTGATAAACAATAACTTCCCGGGCAAGCTGCTGCAAATCGAAATCACTGAAACAGCCATCATGTCTCAATCTGAGCGTACCGTTGCCACTTGCCACAAGCTACGCAACCTCGGGGTGCAAATTGTGCTCGATGATTTTGGTATCGCCTACTCTTGCTTAAGTTACTTGCGACGACTGCCTGTCGACCTACTTAAAATCGACAAATCTTTCGTTGATGAATGTGTTGATGAGCCCAAAGCACACATGTTGATCCGGACCATAGTGCAAATGGGACATAACCTGAATATGAAAGTGACCGCCGAAGGGGTCGAAAGTGAATTACAGCTATCGCTGTTAAAGTCAGAAAGGTGCGATAGGTATCAGGGGTACTTGTTTTCTAAGCCTGTTCCACCTGAAAAACTTGAACGCCTGCTGGCTAAGTCTCAGCCTATCGCTCAGTCGGCTACTCAACCTAAAGCGTTAAAGGTTCAGTCACGTTGATCCCAGCCACGCTGCCACTCCATACGAAACTTCTGAGCATCCTCAGTGCCTTCGCAAACGCCTTCATAATAGGTTCCAGACAGACCGATTTGAAAGGCATGGTTAGGGTTACAAAACTCGTCAACACCTTTTAAATAGCCGCGAGAGTAATCATCCTGATTTACCTGTCCAAGTTTGGCGAGCATACTGTATGTTCGCTCTGAGCGCCCCTTGATGCCGTCGCTATAACCAATCTCAAACCAGTTATCATCTTTGGCATAATCGGCATCACTTGCCACACAGCCCATCAAACTGGCGCTGAGTATCATCACCAATAGTGAATTTTTCATTCGGGTTCCTTTTTACTGCCACATCCATTAAGTGTAGAAGCTGTTGATATATATCGTTAACTTTCTCTTTTAAAAACAAAGGGCTCAATAAGAGCCCTTGGTAGAAAATAACGAAGCTAATCAATCTGTTTGATTTGGAGCTCTTTCGGGACCTCGAAGAACATATTCTCTTCACGACCGCTCAGCTCTTCAACTTCGCTGGTTTTAATCGATTGAATGCGCTTTACGATTTGGTCCACCAGCTCTTGAGGGGCAGAAGCTCCCGCTGTGACACCCACATTTTGTGCGCTCTCAAACCAGCTATCTTCAACTGCTTCTGGGCAATCAATCAAATAGCCTGGCGTACCCAGCTTTTCTGCTAATTCTTTCAAACGAGTCGAGTTAGAAGAGTTTTTCGAGCCAACTACAACCACGGCATCCACTTTTTCTGCTAACTCTCTCACTGCATCTTGACGGTTTTGAGTGGCGTAGCAGATATCATCTTTACGTGGACCTTGGATTTCAGGGAACACTTCACGCAGCTTCTCAATCACGTCTGCGGTTTCATCCACTGAGAGCGTTGTCTGGCTC
This portion of the Vibrio sp. SCSIO 43136 genome encodes:
- the nagZ gene encoding beta-N-acetylhexosaminidase — its product is MGPLWLDVDGCELDAEERELLEHPLVGGVILFARNYHDNEQLIALNQSIRKAAKRPILIGVDQEGGRVQRFKRGFSRIPAAAEFAKQTNGEQLAKQAGWLMAAELIAHDIDLSFAPVLDQGFDCKAIGSRAFGEDTQTIIHHSSAFMHGMKSVGMATTGKHFPGHGGIIADSHLETPYDDRSDIFEQDMAIFKAQLDAGLLDAMMPAHVIYPEFDSQPASGSAFWLKQILREKLGFKGIVFSDDLGMEGAKIMGSAAVRAQQSLDAGCDMILMCNHRPSAVEVLDTLEVTHVPKALGLLKTQSFSLNDLQRSTQWQDAVEAMIPLIDN
- a CDS encoding anhydro-N-acetylmuramic acid kinase; amino-acid sequence: MSERYIGIMSGTSLDGIDCALVEISKEAEMKHDVPQLLGHISVEIPTPIKQRLLSLSLNQNTTIQQVGELDHLLGKLYADAVNRLLEKYQLESCDIRAIGNHGQTVFHQPQGATPFTTQLGDANLIVALTGITTVADFRRLDMAFGGQGAPLVPAFHQQLFGSADSSVVVLNIGGISNISVIPPRTQESKKVVGYDTGPGNMLLDAWVQSRLGQQYDQDAKLARQGQIHTKLLEQLLQEDYFSAAYPKSTGREHFNLDWLESKLTTPISNHDMLATLVELTAITVSQAIMNHQSGPAPRLLLCGGGSRNPLLVERITAQLEDWHVTTTDEFGISSEFMEAMAFAWLAYRKIHNLPSNLPDVTGASRPVSLGVIYSAN
- a CDS encoding GGDEF domain-containing phosphodiesterase, with translation MTNIASDVWLHRLAMVFFVVASAWVGYVLVSTQSTFALLYLLFPIALYLGYFQANLKIWASVTALAVIVIGGLVEPYALDTVEESFILIPLIYLALFPGTFWPVLICLIILSLYLPALDPKDFSEFVEDAIEILVITGFACVMTFFQQLSSKTAQSFKHDSETDHLTKLSNRRAFYRRLHSLPTIERNTLLHIDIDKFKSINNNLSHSAGDEILRQLAKRLQSKLTSTMSIYRIGSDEFCILALKTERDQIEALCQILTAESALNFTLDGRRYQISISIGIADYQQCIQNIDGWVQSAELALEKCKGISNQSYLWFDEAMQERQARRFNIEKGLDNAIERNEFSLMYQPKVDIKTDLVHGAEALIRWHNRKLGWVSPAEFIPVSEDTQHILAIGRWVINSACAQGREWLDKGYQCPISVNVSTVQLAYDDMYQVVEDALINNNFPGKLLQIEITETAIMSQSERTVATCHKLRNLGVQIVLDDFGIAYSCLSYLRRLPVDLLKIDKSFVDECVDEPKAHMLIRTIVQMGHNLNMKVTAEGVESELQLSLLKSERCDRYQGYLFSKPVPPEKLERLLAKSQPIAQSATQPKALKVQSR
- a CDS encoding DUF2799 domain-containing protein, with product MKNSLLVMILSASLMGCVASDADYAKDDNWFEIGYSDGIKGRSERTYSMLAKLGQVNQDDYSRGYLKGVDEFCNPNHAFQIGLSGTYYEGVCEGTEDAQKFRMEWQRGWDQRD
- the murQ gene encoding N-acetylmuramic acid 6-phosphate etherase codes for the protein MANDALLNALSSLVSEGRNPETMDIDLLSAKEIITKLNQQDQQVPLAVEKVLPQITLAVEAITKAFQRGGRLIYLGAGTSGRLGVLDASECPPTFGVDSNMVIGLIAGGQDAMFKAKEGAEDSKSLGMEDLLGIKATQDDVIVGIAASGRTPYVIGALDYANSINATTVAVACNPDSPIAQQAAIAICPVVGPEALTGSTRMKAGTAQKLVLNMLTTASMIRIGKSYQNLMVDVKATNEKLVARAVRIVMQATECEREDAKQVLEMADYDVKLAILIQLTGLDKESAQRQLNNKQGFLRHAVDDHHQNQD